The genomic window AATGAATTTTTATGACACTTTCGTGGAAGTTTTTGAAAATTTTACGCCAGAAATAAAGAATTCTGAAAAAGGGCAAGAAATGTCCGAGAAATTAAGATATTTTAACCAAAGCAAAGTTGGAAGTCCTGCTCCCTACTTTAACCTGAAAGACATTGATAATAAAGACATTTCGCTTGCCGATTTTAAAAACAAACAATATGTTTTAATTGATTTCTGGGCTAGCTGGTGTGCTCCTTGCCGTGAAGAATTGCCGTATATTAGAGAACTATACAAAAATTATAAATCGCTAGGCCTTGAAATTATAAGCATTACAAAAGATGAAAAATCGGATGCTTGGAAAAAGGCCATTGAAAAAGATAAAATCGAATCTTGGAAACACATTTCTATCCTAGAAAATAACAGTTCTATAGATAGAGATTATTTCGTTAGCGGAATCCCTCACAAAGTTCTTATTGATAAAAACGGTATTATTATTGGGAAATGGAAAGGTGGCGGAGAAAACAATAAACATGATTTACAAAAGCTTCTAAAATCGATTTTTGAAGCAGAATAACATACAGAAATGAATTTAACCGAACATTACAATCAGCTTTATAAAACATCTTCTGAAATCATTTCGGCAGGAAAATATTCTATTGACTCTGAACTTAAAAATGAGTCTGATTCCCGTTTCGGAATTACGTTGCTTATTCGTCCAAATGATGAAATTAAAGCTAATATTCAAACT from Flavobacterium sp. KACC 22763 includes these protein-coding regions:
- a CDS encoding TlpA family protein disulfide reductase gives rise to the protein MKKINLLFLLFAFFVTFLSFAQDEAAIEKEILELHKPTKKVRDSIVKLQKEVYSKIEIEKDSIIKNQLNLRLDELENAKDQNDIEELKLDFVFAKNHPNSYCSLQLMRLHVSRFIGMNFYDTFVEVFENFTPEIKNSEKGQEMSEKLRYFNQSKVGSPAPYFNLKDIDNKDISLADFKNKQYVLIDFWASWCAPCREELPYIRELYKNYKSLGLEIISITKDEKSDAWKKAIEKDKIESWKHISILENNSSIDRDYFVSGIPHKVLIDKNGIIIGKWKGGGENNKHDLQKLLKSIFEAE